One genomic region from Argentina anserina chromosome 2, drPotAnse1.1, whole genome shotgun sequence encodes:
- the LOC126784588 gene encoding arginine decarboxylase, translating to MPALACCVDAAVAPPTYAFAGDSTLTAPVPFSGVFPATTTTAAAAWSTSLSNDLYRIDAWGGPYFTVNSSGNVSVRPYGSGTMPHQEIDLLKIVKKVSDPKSESGLGLQLPLIVRFPDVLKNRLESLQGAFDFAIQSQDYGSHYQGVYPVKCNQDRFVVEDIVRFGKPFRFGLEAGSKPELLLAMSCLCKGNAEALLVCNGFKDFEYISLALMARKLELNSVIVLEQEEELDLVIELSKKLGVRPVVGVRAKLRTKHSGHFGSTSGEKGKFGLTTVQILRVVKKLEGVGMLDCFQFLHFHIGSQIPTTALLADGVSEAAQIYCELVRLGAEMKVIDIGGGLGIDYDGTKSSDSEISVSYGLEEYAMAVVGAIRYVCDRRSVKHPVICSESGRAIVSHHSVLIFEAVSATSACDVAPSMSAFALQYFIEGLTEEARADYRNLSAAAIRGEHEACLMYADQLKQRCVEQFKDGCLGMEQLATVDGLFDLVSKAIGASDPVRTYNVNLSVFTSIPDFWGIGQLFPIVPIHRLDQRPAVRGVLSDLTCDSDGKINKFIGGESSLPLHELEGNGSGGRYYLGMFLGGAYEEALGGVHNLFGGPSVVRVSQSDGPYSFAVTRAVPGPSCADVLRVMQHEPELMFETLKHRAEECGEVDEDGMANSALATSLAHSFHNMPYLAAPSSCCLTAMNNHGLYYCSEDDYDIVADSGAANAGEEQWSYCCA from the coding sequence ATGCCTGCCTTGGCTTGTTGCGTGGACGCTGCCGTGGCTCCTCCCACCTACGCTTTCGCCGGGGATAGCACTCTTACCGCGCCGGTCCCATTTTCCGGCGTATTTCCGgcaaccaccaccaccgccgccgccgcctggTCCACCTCTCTATCCAACGACCTCTACCGCATCGATGCCTGGGGTGGCCCCTACTTCACGGTCAACTCCTCCGGCAACGTGTCCGTCCGGCCGTACGGCTCCGGCACCATGCCTCACCAGGAGATTGACTTGCTCAAgattgtgaagaaggtttcggATCCGAAATCCGAATCCGGGCTCGGGTTGCAGCTCCCTCTCATTGTTCGATTCCCCGACGTGCTGAAAAACCGGCTCGAATCTCTCCAGGGAGCTTTCGATTTCGCGATCCAGTCGCAGGACTACGGGTCCCACTACCAGGGAGTCTACCCGGTGAAATGCAACCAGGACCGGTTCGTCGTGGAGGACATTGTCCGGTTCGGGAAGCCCTTCCGGTTCGGGCTCGAAGCCGGGTCGAAGCCGGAGCTCCTCCTAGCCATGAGCTGCTTGTGCAAAGGCAACGCCGAGGCGCTACTTGTGTGCAATGGATTCAAAGACTTTGAGTACATCTCGCTTGCTCTGATGGCGAGGAAGCTGGAACTGAACTCGGTGATTGTTCTGGAGCAGGAGGAAGAGCTGGATTTGGTGATTGAGTTGAGCAAGAAGCTCGGGGTTCGTCCAGTTGTCGGCGTCCGCGCCAAGCTCAGAACCAAGCATTCCGGCCATTTCGGGTCGACTTCCGGCGAGAAAGGGAAGTTCGGGTTAACCACCGTTCAGATTCTGCGGGTGGTGAAGAAGCTCGAGGGAGTAGGCATGCTTGATTGCTTTCAGTTCCTGCATTTCCATATCGGGTCTCAAATTCCGACGACTGCTCTGCTCGCTGATGGTGTGTCCGAGGCGGCGCAGATCTATTGTGAGTTGGTGAGGCTCGGTGCGGAGATGAAGGTTATAGACATTGGAGGTGGTTTGGGGATTGATTATGATGGGACGAAGTCGAGCGACTCGGAGATTTCGGTTAGCTATGGGCTTGAGGAGTATGCAATGGCTGTTGTTGGAGCGATTAGGTATGTTTGTGACCGGAGGTCAGTGAAGCACCCTGTGATTTGCAGCGAGAGTGGGAGAGCCATTGTGTCTCATCACTCTGTTTTGATATTCGAGGCTGTGTCTGCTACTAGTGCTTGTGATGTTGCTCCTTCCATGTCTGCCTTTGCGCTTCAGTATTTCATTGAGGGGCTTACGGAGGAAGCTCGTGCCGATTACCGGAACCTTTCGGCTGCGGCGATCCGGGGCGAGCATGAGGCTTGTTTGATGTATGCGGATCAGCTGAAGCAACGGTGTGTTGAACAATTCAAGGATGGGTGTCTGGGTATGGAGCAGTTGGCCACTGTTGATGGGTTATTTGACTTGGTCTCGAAAGCAATTGGAGCATCTGATCCGGTTCGGACGTACAATGTGAATCTCTCTGTTTTCACTTCAATTCCCGATTTCTGGGGCATTGGGCAGCTTTTCCCTATTGTCCCAATTCACCGGCTTGATCAaaggccggcggtgaggggtGTGTTGTCGGACTTGACCTGTGATAGTGACGGGAAGATCAATAAGTTCATTGGCGGTGAGTCTAGCTTGCCCCTTCATGAATTGGAAGGGAATGGTTCTGGTGGGCGGTACTATTTGGGGATGTTCTTGGGCGGGGCTTATGAGGAGGCACTTGGAGGCGTCCACAACCTGTTTGGAGGTCCGAGCGTTGTTCGGGTCTCTCAGAGCGATGGTCCTTACAGCTTTGCGGTTACGAGGGCTGTGCCTGGGCCGTCTTGTGCGGATGTCCTTCGTGTGATGCAGCACGAGCCCGAGCTCATGTTCGAGACGCTGAAGCACCGTGCCGAGGAGTGCGGTGAGGTAGATGAAGATGGAATGGCGAATTCGGCTTTGGCCACCAGCCTGGCACACTCGTTCCACAACATGCCGTATCTGGCTGCACCTTCGTCTTGTTGCCTGACTGCAATGAACAACCATGGTTTGTACTATTGCAGTGAGGATGATTATGACATTGTTGCTGATTCCGGTGCTGCGAATGCTGGTGAGGAGCAGTGGTCATATTGCTGCGCTTGA